GTGGCCTTCTGGTCCGATCTGTGGCAGATGCTTAGGGCGGTATTTCTGTTTCTTTGCCGCAGGGAATTGGGACCTAGGGAGCATACCTATCTGCGGCTGATTGGACTTTTGATACTGGCCTCGGTGCCCGCAGCGGTACTGGGTGTTGCTTTGAAATCATATGTGGAACTTCTATTTGGTTCCACTAGGGCTGTAGGCGTGATGCTGGCCGTAACGGGGGTAATCCTGGCGGTCAGTGGCTCCTTGGGGCGGAAGGGGAAAGGTTTGGACCAGGTCACCGGGTTTGATGCCTTGGTTATTGGGTTAGGGCAAGCCTGTGCATTGGTGCCTGGTCTGTCCCGGTCGGGGACCACCATCGCTGCTTCTTTATTTCGTGGCCTGGATCGAGCCACCGCCGCCCGGTTTTCCTTTTTGATGTCCATCCCGGTGATCCTGGGGGCTACGGTCCTGGAACTCTTTTCCGTCTCTGTGACAATGGAATTGTTGCTCCCGGTGATTGTGGGGACCCTTAGTGCGGCCATCTCTGGTTATCTGGCTATTAGGTTTCTGATTGAACTTCTAAAACGCGGTCGCCTCATCTATTTTTCCTACTATCTTTGGGTGATCAGTGCCCTTGTTATATTAGTGATCAGATAGGATGTAGCAGCCTATGGAGCTATTGTTTATTTTTTGTGGTTCTTTCATCCTGGGCTTGTCCGGAGCCATTGTCCCCGGACCCTTGTTTACTGTGACCATCGGTGAGACTACGCGGCGGGGTGTCTGGACTGCACCGTTATTGATCAGTGGACATGCCCTATGTGAGTTTTTAATGATTATTGCTTTGGTGCTGGGGGTCGGGCCCGTCCTCCAAAACGAAACCATGTTCCGGATCGTCAGTGTGGTCGGTGGCAGCATTCTCCTTTGGATGAGCTATGGATTGTTTAAGGCGCCTAGCCAGCTGGAAGCTACCCAGAATGTGTCGCCAAAGGACACCAATCTGGTCTGGTTGGGGGTGCTTTTGACCCTCACCAATCCCCACTGGGTTGTCTGGTGGGCTACTATTGGGGTGAAGGGAATCATGGAATCCCTGGCCACCGCTGGTCTATTAGCTGTAGTCTCCTTCGGACTTGGGCATGTTCTTTCCGATTACCTGTGGTATGTCCTCGTGGGCGTAACCTTGGGGCTGGGGAAGGACCGGCTGACCCCTAGGTTCCTGCGGGGAATCCAGCTGTTTTGTGCCTTGGCCCTGGTTTTTTTGGGCGGCTATTTCATCATCGACGGTCTGCGTTTTTAGTGGGTGTTTCTATGGATGACAAGATTGTCTATCTCAAAGACAAGAGGAATCCAGTGCCTAAAGCCCCCCGTCTGCGGTTAATCTTGCTTGGGATCCTGGTCCTGTTGGTGATCAAGGTTCTTTCCTCTTTGGTTGGCGGCGGGATCGGCTCGAAAACCGTGGCGGTAAGGTTAGACAGCCTGGAGGAAAAGGTGTCGGTGGATACTTACGCCATCCGCCGGGAGATTACCTACTACGCTCCGGCGGGGGGCTATCTGACCACCCTAGTGCAAGAAGGACAACGGGTGGCCGCCGGTGGGATTGTCTGTGAGATCAAAGCCGAGCAAGACACGGGACTTAGCGAACGGCTGAACCAAACCCGGGAGGCCATCGCGGAAGTAGAGACGAAGTATAATCAGCTGATCAACCAAAAACAGAATGCTTTGCTCAGCGTCGATAACGCCGTCGAAGGGGAGACTCTGCGCCAAGAGATCGAAGAATTGGAGGAAACCCGGGATCGCGAGTTGGAGAAGCTGGTGGCTGGATTGCAGGAGATCTTCGATGAGCTAGTCAGCAGTGTGAATGTGGTTCGGATTGATGGTCCTGGGGTGGTGAGTTTCTTTGTCAATCCGGGGGAGCCTCTGGATTTGCTGGAGCTGGAGGCGTTGAATCAACTGAGTCCAAAGGCGGTGACGGGGGTCCGTTGGGTGCATACCGACGGCCAACGGGTACTGCGGGGCCAGCCCATCTTCCGGGTGGTGGACAATTTTCGCTTTTATCTCTTGCTATCCCTAGAGGAACCCGTTGCCCTATCAGAGAACAAAAAGGTGGTAGTGACCTGGCCCAAACTGGGATCCCAGGTGGAAGCCGTCGTGGTCAAGACGCTGGAAAACGGCGGGGTGCTTTTAGAGCCAAAGCAGTTCTTGCCGGAGTTTATTACCATGGTCTATGAGCCGGGGGAGCTTATCCTTGACACCTATACCGGTTCTGTTGTACCGGTGGAAGCCCTGGTGTATCAAGAGGACCGGCTAGGTGTCTATGTAAGCACAGACACCGGTCCGGTATTCAGACCAGTGGATTTATTGTATAATGATGGCAGGCAGGCGGTCATCGAAGGGGAGGCCCCTGGGAATTATGTAAAAGTCCGATAGACAGGAGTTAGGGGTTTAGCATTGGATTGGATTGTACGGAATATTGAAGAGATTCAAAGGAAGATCGCCCAGGCTGCAAAGAAGAGTGGTAGAACAGCGAAGGATGTGACCCTCGTAGCGGTTACCAAGTCCGTGGCCGCGGAGGTGATCAACCAAGCTATTGCCGCCGGAATTAGTGATATCGGTGAGAACCGGGTGCAGGAGGCCCGGGAGAAGTTTTCCTCCTTAGCACCGGTCCGCCGTCACATGATCGGCCACCTGCAGACGAACAAAGTGAATCAGGCGATAGAATTGTTCGATCTAATCCATTCGGTGGACAGCCTTCGGTTGGGGGAGGCCATCGCTAGGCGAGCCGCTCGCCAGGGGAAAGTGATGCCCATTCTTGTCCAGGTGAACATCAGTGGAGAGGCGACGAAATATGGGGTGGCACCGGAAGAGACTTTGGCCTTGGTGCGTGCCCTGAGCGGTTTTGTATCCCTGGAAGTGGCGGGTCTAATGACCATTTGTCCGGCGGTGGAGGATCCGGAGGAAGTACGGCCCTACTTCCGACAGATGCGATTGTTGAAAGAGGAGATCGAACAGCAAGGTTTTCCCCTGAAGTATCTATCCATGGGAATGAGCGGCGATTACGAGGTGGCCGTGGAGGAAGGTGCAAATATGGTGCGGATCGGGACCGCACTTTTCCAAAAGAGGTGCGATCATGGGGCCTAGTTTTATGGACAAGGTACTGAACTTTTTGCGGAACCAGGGAGAACCGGAGACCGAGAGTCTTTCGGAAGTGGTAGATACACCCGCAGGAAAGCGGGGAAAACTGGTGGAGATGCCCAGAATGCGAGAGACCAGAATTGTGATCGTGGAGCCCCAGACCTTTGATGAGGTGCAGAACATTGCGGATCAGCTAAAAAAGGGCTATCCGGTGATTATCCGCTTGGGGAGCGCCGGCAGACAACTGGCCAAACGGATCGTTGACTTTCTCAGTGGTACCACCTACGCCCTCGATGGAGATTTCAAGCGCCTGGGCGAGACGATCTTTTTGTGTGTGCCAAGTACGGTGAAGTTGGAAACGGACTTGGATCTTGACACAGACGTAAGTCCAGAGTTATGGGATCCGCTATTGTAAGGGGGACGACGGGATGTTGGCTAATGATCGTTTGGTGATCTTAGGGGCAGGGAATATGGGCCAAGCCCTGCTACGGGGTGTTTTGTCCGCCGAATTGTTCGGAAAAGAACACGTGTTGGCGGTGGAAAGACTTGCCGAAAGGCAGCAAGAAGTGGAAAGGATGGGCGTGGCGGTGACCACGGATCTAGCCGAGGCTGCATCCTTTGGCACCGTCTTTGTCCTAGCGGTGAAGCCTAAGGACCTGCCGAACCTTCTGCGGGACCTTGCTCCCCTGGTGAGGGCGGACCAATTGTTCATTTCCATCGCCGCTGGGGTGAGCTTGAGCACTCTCCAGTCCCATCTGCCAGGGGCCGTCGTTCGGGTTATGCCCAATACCCCTGCTTTGATCGGCGCAGGCATCAGTGCTATCGCGTGCGGGGAACGGGTTTCGGAGGCGGACCGGCAGAAGGTAGCCACACTCCTTGGCGCCTTGGGGGAGTGGGTGTTTGTCTCCGAGGACCTAATTGATGGGGTTACGGGTTTGAGCGGTAGTGGACCGGCCTACGTTTTCCTTTTCATCGAAGCCTTGACTGATGGTGGAGTGGCTGCGGGGTTGCCCCGGGAGGTGGCGCGGAAGCTTGCGGTGCAGACAGTGTTGGGAGCGGCCCGTCTTGTGGAGCAGACCGGTCAGCATCCCGCGGTGCTAAAGGATCAAGTCACCTCTCCAGGCGGGACAACCATTGCGGGACTGCGGGTTCTGGCGGAGCGAGGTTTCCACTCTGCAGTCATGGAGGCGGTGCTCAGCGCAACGGCCCGGTCCAAAGAATTGGCCAAGGGAGAAGGATAAGGGGATGGATGTAATCGTTTACTGGACGGCAAGGTTGGTACAGATCTATCAGGTTCTCATCTTTTTGCGCGTAGTTCTGTCCTGGATGCCCATTGATCGAAGCAATAAA
This DNA window, taken from Bacillota bacterium, encodes the following:
- a CDS encoding undecaprenyl-diphosphate phosphatase, with the translated sequence MSILEAVIMGIVQGLTEFLPVSSSGHLVLTGHLLGLEQPGLFLEVMLHFGTLLAVIVAFWSDLWQMLRAVFLFLCRRELGPREHTYLRLIGLLILASVPAAVLGVALKSYVELLFGSTRAVGVMLAVTGVILAVSGSLGRKGKGLDQVTGFDALVIGLGQACALVPGLSRSGTTIAASLFRGLDRATAARFSFLMSIPVILGATVLELFSVSVTMELLLPVIVGTLSAAISGYLAIRFLIELLKRGRLIYFSYYLWVISALVILVIR
- a CDS encoding cell division protein SepF, with product MDKVLNFLRNQGEPETESLSEVVDTPAGKRGKLVEMPRMRETRIVIVEPQTFDEVQNIADQLKKGYPVIIRLGSAGRQLAKRIVDFLSGTTYALDGDFKRLGETIFLCVPSTVKLETDLDLDTDVSPELWDPLL
- a CDS encoding LysE family transporter, which encodes MELLFIFCGSFILGLSGAIVPGPLFTVTIGETTRRGVWTAPLLISGHALCEFLMIIALVLGVGPVLQNETMFRIVSVVGGSILLWMSYGLFKAPSQLEATQNVSPKDTNLVWLGVLLTLTNPHWVVWWATIGVKGIMESLATAGLLAVVSFGLGHVLSDYLWYVLVGVTLGLGKDRLTPRFLRGIQLFCALALVFLGGYFIIDGLRF
- the proC gene encoding pyrroline-5-carboxylate reductase — encoded protein: MLANDRLVILGAGNMGQALLRGVLSAELFGKEHVLAVERLAERQQEVERMGVAVTTDLAEAASFGTVFVLAVKPKDLPNLLRDLAPLVRADQLFISIAAGVSLSTLQSHLPGAVVRVMPNTPALIGAGISAIACGERVSEADRQKVATLLGALGEWVFVSEDLIDGVTGLSGSGPAYVFLFIEALTDGGVAAGLPREVARKLAVQTVLGAARLVEQTGQHPAVLKDQVTSPGGTTIAGLRVLAERGFHSAVMEAVLSATARSKELAKGEG
- a CDS encoding YggS family pyridoxal phosphate-dependent enzyme, whose product is MDWIVRNIEEIQRKIAQAAKKSGRTAKDVTLVAVTKSVAAEVINQAIAAGISDIGENRVQEAREKFSSLAPVRRHMIGHLQTNKVNQAIELFDLIHSVDSLRLGEAIARRAARQGKVMPILVQVNISGEATKYGVAPEETLALVRALSGFVSLEVAGLMTICPAVEDPEEVRPYFRQMRLLKEEIEQQGFPLKYLSMGMSGDYEVAVEEGANMVRIGTALFQKRCDHGA